Proteins encoded within one genomic window of Magnetococcales bacterium:
- a CDS encoding BrnA antitoxin family protein, with protein MKTKEGFDFSNARRGPILPQTGNKERITIRIDADILDWFRGYVEKAGGGNYQTMMNDALREYVERNREPLEETLRRVIREELEKAARSPQAA; from the coding sequence ATGAAGACCAAAGAGGGGTTTGATTTCAGCAACGCCAGGCGTGGTCCGATCCTTCCGCAGACCGGCAACAAGGAGCGCATCACCATTCGGATCGATGCCGATATACTGGATTGGTTCAGAGGGTATGTGGAAAAGGCGGGTGGCGGCAACTACCAGACCATGATGAACGATGCCTTGCGGGAATATGTGGAGCGCAACCGGGAACCGTTGGAAGAGACCTTGCGGCGGGTCATTCGGGAGGAGTTGGAAAAGGCGGCCCGTTCGCCGCAAGCGGCCTGA
- a CDS encoding BrnT family toxin: protein MKIVWDIAKAKTNEEKHGVSFADASIVLDDPMALVSEGDSQGEQRFQAIGADARGRVLAVIFTYRGDCLRLISARKAERWERQLYEDEP, encoded by the coding sequence ATGAAAATCGTATGGGACATTGCCAAGGCCAAGACGAACGAAGAAAAGCACGGGGTCTCTTTTGCGGATGCCTCGATTGTTTTGGATGATCCCATGGCGTTGGTATCGGAAGGCGACAGCCAGGGAGAGCAGCGGTTTCAAGCCATCGGGGCAGATGCCAGGGGGCGGGTTCTGGCGGTAATTTTCACCTATCGGGGGGATTGCCTTCGCCTGATCAGCGCCCGCAAAGCCGAACGATGGGAACGACAACTATACGAGGATGAGCCATGA